One genomic region from Pseudomonadota bacterium encodes:
- a CDS encoding proline--tRNA ligase has product MARNITPRSKDYPQWYIDVIKAAELADYSPVKGCMVIRPNGYALWEAIQADLDLRFKETGHVNAYFPVLIPASFLNKEAQHIEGFAMECAVVTHSGLKKGDKGLEPKGELEEPLIVRPTSETIIGHMMAQWIKSYRDLPMLLNQWANVMRWEMRTRLFLRTAEFLWQEGHTAHETAEEAQRETLQMLDVYADFARGFLAIPVIKGRKTDSEKFPGADATYCIEALMQDNKALQAGTSHNLGQNFSKAFDIQFQGRDQSLHHAYTTSWGVSTRLIGALIMTHSDDEGLILPPRMAPTVGVVIPIYKTDEERERVLAFARTLLVGLCGEERVAAAEKRDAGREYMSVFIDDKARQKIVVDLRNERPGEKHFHWEQRGVPFRFEIGPRDVDGGAFVLKSRVEGTKTPTPVADATAAWLEGHIARVQTLLLERAEARQNAATVEATTYDELKARLADRSGFVRCWFKPDREVEAKIKEETKGTVRAIPFDQPGGSGTCIVSGQETSEQVLFSVAY; this is encoded by the coding sequence ATGGCGCGCAACATCACGCCCCGCAGCAAGGACTACCCGCAGTGGTACATCGACGTCATCAAGGCCGCTGAGCTGGCCGACTACTCGCCCGTGAAGGGCTGCATGGTGATTCGCCCCAACGGCTACGCCCTCTGGGAGGCGATTCAAGCCGACCTCGACCTGCGCTTCAAGGAGACCGGTCACGTCAACGCCTACTTCCCGGTGCTCATCCCCGCCAGCTTCCTCAACAAGGAGGCCCAGCACATCGAGGGGTTCGCCATGGAGTGCGCCGTGGTCACTCACTCGGGGCTCAAGAAAGGCGACAAGGGGCTCGAGCCCAAAGGCGAGCTCGAGGAGCCCCTCATCGTGCGCCCCACCTCCGAGACCATCATCGGACACATGATGGCTCAGTGGATCAAGTCGTACCGCGATCTGCCCATGCTGCTCAACCAGTGGGCCAACGTCATGCGCTGGGAGATGCGTACCCGCCTCTTCCTCCGCACCGCGGAGTTCCTCTGGCAGGAGGGCCACACCGCCCACGAGACCGCCGAGGAAGCGCAGCGCGAGACGCTGCAGATGCTCGATGTGTACGCCGACTTCGCGCGCGGCTTCCTGGCCATCCCCGTGATCAAGGGCCGCAAGACCGACAGCGAGAAGTTCCCGGGCGCCGACGCCACCTACTGCATCGAGGCCCTCATGCAAGACAACAAGGCGCTGCAGGCCGGCACCTCGCACAACCTGGGCCAGAACTTCTCGAAGGCCTTCGACATCCAGTTTCAAGGGCGCGACCAGTCGCTGCACCACGCCTACACGACCTCGTGGGGCGTGTCGACCCGCCTCATCGGCGCCCTCATCATGACCCACTCCGACGACGAGGGGCTCATTCTGCCGCCGCGAATGGCCCCCACCGTGGGCGTCGTGATCCCCATCTACAAGACCGACGAAGAGCGCGAGCGCGTGCTCGCCTTCGCCCGTACGCTGCTCGTGGGGCTGTGCGGCGAGGAGCGCGTGGCCGCCGCCGAGAAGCGCGACGCCGGCCGCGAGTACATGAGCGTGTTCATCGACGACAAGGCGCGCCAGAAGATCGTGGTCGACCTTCGCAACGAGCGCCCGGGCGAGAAGCACTTCCACTGGGAGCAGCGGGGCGTGCCCTTCCGCTTCGAGATCGGCCCGCGCGACGTCGATGGCGGCGCATTCGTGCTGAAATCCCGGGTCGAGGGCACCAAGACCCCCACGCCCGTTGCTGATGCCACCGCAGCCTGGCTCGAGGGGCACATCGCGCGGGTGCAGACCCTGCTGCTCGAGCGTGCAGAGGCCCGTCAGAACGCGGCCACCGTCGAGGCCACGACCTACGACGAGCTGAAGGCACGGCTGGCTGACCGCAGCGGCTTTGTGCGCTGCTGGTTCAAGCCGGACCGCGAGGTCGAGGCGAAGATCAAGGAAGAGACCAAGGGCACCGTGCGCGCCATCCCGTTCGATCAGCCGGGCGGCAGCGGAACGTGCATCGTGAGCGGCCAGGAGACCTCCGAGCAGGTGCTCTTCTCGGTGGCCTACTGA
- a CDS encoding SGNH/GDSL hydrolase family protein produces the protein MVSLVLFLFVWCVAETAALKNMPAVENLFSKYRPHPRRFWAFRPGEFHARSSDSVIHINSLGLRGPEPPSAAAPLRVLLLGDSCVYCEGIDDEHTIARLLEARLRRMTGGAVDVINGGCPGYSSYQGLDLMHDIGWALHPDVVVICYGNLRSDIMEDRERAGGWYAGQVRTLLWKSPAYRWLKHHLSPQESDLYQPSFGKPPGNLPASVPRVRPADHRENLRSLIALARRQGTRHIVCLVLPKEWYQPGPDEHNCDRVLLDVGAQEGLAMDGPALWKDRDRKDCFLDGIHFSVKGAERLADDLAAFFREKGLVKTPSETSQPPASPGLPTVEAVRSSSP, from the coding sequence TTGGTCTCGCTTGTTCTCTTCCTGTTCGTCTGGTGCGTTGCTGAGACCGCAGCATTGAAGAACATGCCTGCGGTCGAGAATCTCTTCTCGAAATACAGGCCCCATCCGCGACGCTTCTGGGCGTTTCGCCCCGGTGAATTCCACGCCCGCTCGTCAGACTCGGTCATCCACATCAACAGCCTGGGCTTGCGCGGCCCCGAGCCACCGTCTGCAGCGGCCCCCCTGCGTGTGCTGCTGCTCGGTGACTCCTGCGTCTACTGCGAGGGCATAGACGACGAGCATACGATTGCACGCCTCCTGGAGGCTCGCCTGAGGCGCATGACGGGAGGCGCTGTTGACGTCATCAACGGGGGATGCCCTGGCTATTCGAGCTATCAGGGGCTCGACCTCATGCACGACATCGGCTGGGCCCTGCACCCGGATGTCGTGGTCATCTGCTATGGAAACCTTCGTTCAGACATCATGGAGGACCGCGAACGCGCGGGTGGATGGTATGCCGGGCAGGTGCGCACCCTTCTCTGGAAGAGTCCGGCCTACCGCTGGCTGAAGCATCATCTCAGCCCTCAAGAGAGCGATCTGTATCAGCCTTCGTTTGGCAAGCCTCCAGGGAATCTGCCTGCCAGCGTTCCTCGGGTCAGACCCGCCGACCATCGGGAGAATCTCCGGTCACTGATAGCGTTGGCTCGCAGGCAGGGAACGCGTCACATCGTCTGTCTTGTCCTGCCCAAGGAGTGGTACCAGCCGGGGCCGGACGAGCACAACTGCGACCGCGTGCTGCTCGACGTCGGCGCCCAGGAGGGACTGGCGATGGACGGTCCCGCGCTCTGGAAGGATCGTGATCGCAAAGACTGCTTCCTCGATGGGATTCACTTCTCCGTCAAGGGTGCGGAGAGGCTGGCCGATGATCTCGCTGCGTTCTTTCGTGAGAAAGGCCTGGTGAAGACCCCGTCGGAAACGTCTCAACCGCCTGCCTCGCCCGGTCTGCCGACGGTTGAGGCGGTGCGGTCGTCGTCTCCGTGA